In Oryza sativa Japonica Group chromosome 3, ASM3414082v1, one DNA window encodes the following:
- the LOC4334328 gene encoding pentatricopeptide repeat-containing protein At5g14080 → MAPPPATSRFLLLPPRLAAARGISGQPPPSPHAAAPTSTPQAFHAHLASLAAPSRAAHPATLRSILAALSRARAAGLPLLPATRVLAASALLRHGRLPDALAHFGLVPDSAALPAPLCNSLLAALASSGSLVSARKVFDRMIGRAVELDTVGFGVFVKNVGRRHGLAEVLRLVQAVRHQGDRVDRSVVAVMVADGLCREGRIEDAWQALEDMRFQGWKPDFVAYRVVSEAFREAGRTEEEGRILKQKRKLGVAPRKEDYREFMFALLSSRQIGEAKEIAEAIVLGDFPINDDVLNALICSVSEIDVDAAVMFCKFMIGKERFPSSDMLIHLCESLCTNGKGDDMWEFFRVLLDKGYCTDVRDYHLVVSFLGKAGKVREAYDVLKEVKRKRLEPDISSYNSLMESLCRKNLLRPAKKLWDEMFTSGCSPNLQTYNILITKFAEINESEQAQQLFDRMFQKGVSPDVTTYTSVINMLCQEKKYEQAVEIFTKCVVQDTEVASSVLTVFILALCKQGNFKGALSVLSCIPSNVESVNSHVILLKCLIDVGEVDLAIEHIKSIRSNFSSSFQNIINELMASLSTSASLQPVTRLISYLNSQGIVHDVGPWMGLMEHNYA, encoded by the exons ATGGCCCCACCGCCAGCGACCTcgcgcttcctcctcctcccgccgcgactcgccgccgcgcgcggcatctccggccagccgccgccgtctccccacgccgccgcgcccacctcTACACCGCAGGCCTTCCACGCGCACCTCGCGTCGCTCGCGGCGCCTTCCCGCGCCGCCCACCCGGCCACCCTCCGCTCCatcctcgccgcgctctcccgcgcccgcgccgcgggGCTCCCGCTCCTCCCGGCAACCCGCGTCCTCGCTGCCTCCGCGCTGCTCCGACATGGCCGCCTTCCCGACGCCCTCGCGCACTTCGGCCTCGTCCCCGactccgccgccctccccgcgccGCTCTGCAACTCGCTGCTCGCGGCGCTCGCGTCCTCCGGGTCACTCGTTTCCGCGCGCAAGGTGTTCGACAGAATGATCGGGAGGGCCGTCGAGCTTGACACGGTTGGTTTCGGGGTGTTCGTCAAAAATGTGGGGAGGAGGCATGGATTGGCCGAGGTTCTGCGGTTGGTGCAGGCAGTGCGCCATCAAGGGGACCGAGTTGATAGGTCAGTTGTTGCAGTAATGGTTGCTGATGGTTTGTGTCGGGAGGGGAGGATTGAGGATGCTTGGCAAGCTTTGGAGGATATGAGGTTTCAAGGGTGGAAGCCAGATTTTGTAGCTTATAGAGTTGTATCAGAGGCGTTTAGGGAAGCAGGGAGGACAGAAGAGGAAGGTAGGATCTTGAAGCAGAAGAGGAAGCTCGGGGTTGCGCCTAGGAAGGAGGACTACAGGGAGTTTATGTTTGCATTGTTGTCCAGCAGGCAGATTGGCGAGGCAAAGGAAATAGCAGAGGCAATTGTTTTAGGGGATTTCCCTATCAATGATGACGTGTTGAATGCACTGATTTGTTCAGTGTCTGAGATTGATGTCGATGCTGCTGTTATGTTCTGCAAGTTCATGATAGGGAAGGAGAGATTTCCAAGCAGCGATATGCTTATACACCTTTGCGAAAGCCTCTGCACGAATGGGAAGGGCGATGATATGTGGGAATTTTTTAGGGTGCTCTTAGATAAGGGGTATTGTACAGATGTGAGGGATTACCATTTGGTAGTATCATTCTTAGGCAAGGCTGGGAAGGTGCGAGAGGCATATGATGTACTAAAGGAGGTGAAAAGAAAGAGACTTGAGCCTGACATTTCATCATACAATTCTCTCATGGAGTCACTCTGCAGAAAAAACCTCCTTAGGCCAGCCAAGAAGCTGTGGGATGAAATGTTTACCAGTGGCTGTAGTCCAAATCTGCAGACTTACAATATACTCATAACAAAATTTGCAGAAATCAATGAAAGTGAACAAGCCCAACAACTGTTTGATCGCATGTTCCAGAAAGGAGTGTCCCCTGATGTCACAACATACACTTCAGTCATCAATATGCTGTGCCAAGAAAAGAAATATGAACAGGCTGTGGAGATCTTTACCAAATGTGTGGTGCAGGATACTGAAGTGGCTAGTTCAGTATTAACTGTGTTTATCCTTGCACTCTGTAAACAAG GTAATTTCAAAGGAGCACTGAGTGTTTTATCTTGTATTCCATCTAATGTTGAGAGTGTGAATTCACACGTCATTTTGTTGAAGTGTCTAATAGATGTTGGGGAAGTAGATTTGGCCATTGAGCACATAAAATCGATCAGGAGTAACTTCAGCTCAAGTTTCCAGAATATAATCAATGAGCTCATGGCCTCTCTTTCCACTTCTGCTAGTCTTCAACCTGTCACAAGGTTGATTTCTTATTTGAATTCTCAGGGGATTGTTCACGATGTTGGCCCATGGATGGGGTTGATGGAGCACAATTATGCTTGA